A part of Miscanthus floridulus cultivar M001 chromosome 6, ASM1932011v1, whole genome shotgun sequence genomic DNA contains:
- the LOC136460170 gene encoding uncharacterized protein: MAVPNYTYLKLKMMGPCEVITIGTSFQRAYECEVECCEHTMAIVASKELAAIREEVVEEAPNPKRLAESFKTIEGAKEVLIDPSSSEAKVVCIGTMLSSK; the protein is encoded by the coding sequence atggccgtccccaactacacctatctaaagttaaaGATGATGGGTCCATGtgaggtcatcaccatcggcacctccttccagcgcgcctatgagtgcgaggtcgagtgttgcgaACACACCatggcaattgtcgcctccaaagagcttgcggccatcagggaggaggttgTCGAAGAAGCGCCTAACCCCAAGCGGTTGGCCGAGTCTTTCAAGACTATAGAGGgagccaaggaggtcctcatagaccctagcagctctgaggccaaagtggtgtgcatcggcaccatgctttcctccaaatag